The DNA region AACGTCAGGGCCGAGTGCCGCGCTATCCCCAGAGGGTAGGCGCGTCGTCACAGACGAGCAAACTTTCCTCATCATTCCGCACGTTGCCCACACGCGAGTTCGCCTTCCATGCCCGCATCCTCTCGGCAGGAAAAGGCCTCAGCAGATCGAGCGGCAGAGCCTCAGCTTCCGCCGGCTGGAGCCAGCGGTCGTAATCCTTCGGCTCAATAATCACCGGCATCCGGTCATGCAGCGGCTCCATGACTTCGTTCGGGTCCGTCGTGATGATAGTGAACGTCTCCAGCAGCGTCCCGTTCTCTTCCTTCCAACTCTCCCAGAGGCCAGCAAAGCCGTACTGACTTCCATCGAGCATCCCGATGGCGAAAGCTTGCTTGGTCTTCGCGCCGATCTTCTGCCATTCGTAGAACGCATCGGCAGGCACCAGGCATCGCCGCTTCTTGATCGCTTCGCGGAAGGATGCGGTGGTGACAATGCTCTCTGCGCGAGCATTGATGCGCTTCACTCCGTCTCGCGCATCCCGCGCCCAGAAGGGCACGAGTCCCCACCGCATCAAGACAATCTCCCTCTCGCCCGACTCCGGCGAGAATCGCACCACGGGCTGAAATGTCTGCGGCGCAATATTGAAACTCGGGCCGAACTCCGGCAGGTGTTCGGGATCGACGCCGAACCAGTCGGCTATCGCCTTTTTCGTTGCCCGTCGAACGTAGCGTCCACACATCGAGCTGACCTCGCCACGATTCTATAAGGGTATTACTTCCCACAACCCGATTTATGAGGCCGCATCTGCTCGCGAGCGCTTCATAAGCTGCCCGTGGTTTTTCTTTCGGTAAGGGGTGTCCGTTACAGCTTCAGAATGGGATTTCATCCTCCGAGAGTACCCTACCGAGTGGCGGCACAACTGCCGCAGCTGCGGTGCTCTCCGAAGAATCCTCAAAGTCGTCTTCGCTGGTATCGGTACCGTCAGCAGCGGATACTTTCATGTTAGCGGCGCTTCGGAGTAATTCCGAGATGGTTCCAACGAACGGGGATGTGTCGATTGCTCTTGCTGCCGCCGAGAGGCGGATGTCGAAGTTTTCTGCAACCACAATCTTGTATTTGCGACGATTGAAACTGCGCAAGATATCCTTCGCGTTCGGAGTCAGGTTGCCGAGGGCAATTAGCGCCGGATGCAGATGGTCATCGCCGAGGCAATATTTCTTATTCTTCCTGAGGAACTTTGGTTTTATCTCGTGAACGATCCCGACAAATTGAGCCAAGAGCATCGGATAGATTACGAGCTTCTTGGCCTCGGCAAAACTGATCAATTCACTGTTTTTCAGTGTGTCTGATCCCTTCTTGCTTTTCACTGTTGGAACTACGCCAGGGTTCACAATCGCCACGTCGACACAATAGATCCCAGAGTCCCGACCGCCAAGCACGCTGAGATTGGAATGCAATTCGAAAACCGATGCCCCGCGTTCACAGACCACGTGCGAGTAGTCCGCAGGGTGTCCCCTGGTACTTAGCTTTACTCGGAACTCTTGCGTACCCGTAGGATTCCGAATAGAAGTCTTGTATCCATAGGCACGGTAATGTTGGACCACCCCAACCATCGCCCCAACCTCAAGAAGTTGGGTTTGCCGTGCATTCAGGAAATCGAGTGCCGTTCGATGCTGTCTCGCGAATTGTCGGATTGCACTACTGATCTGGTCTGCGTTCATTTGCCAAGAAGTGCAAAATTTGAGGATACGGCTGACGAAGGAGTTCGACGTTAAGGCCTTGGTCGTTCAAAAGTACTTCCAAATCGCGGAGAAGCGTCCCTAATTGACGAAACTGTACACTCTCGGGTGTGAAAGTGGTTCCTCCGACCCGAACGCCGCTTACATCGTTCCCCAACAGCCTCGTTGAGTTGTAGAGCAGCCAATAGCTTGACGAACAGATTGAGTGCAGCTTGCGCACGGCTGCTACGAGCGCGAGTTGATCGCGAAGCTCGTCTGTAAGCTTGACCTCGGCTTCCTTAAAAATCTCCTGCGAAGCCGCCTCAACAGACCTTGCGTAATCAATCACTTGTTCCCGAAGCGTGTAGGGCAGTTCGGGGGCAAATGCATTCACGTAGCGAAGGCTCATTTCATGCTCCTATGCCTTAGGATAACCTCGGCTATCATTGAGCCGAATCGAAGCGGTGCCAAATGGGAAAAATAGTAGTTCTCATTTCTTCGTCGGCTTCCTGAAGGCACCTGTTTGTAAATCCTCGTTTGCCTTCTGCAATGGCTGCACCAATCGCGGTGCAACATTGACTTGCGCCCCAGAGCAGGGAGTATTCTGGGGCTGCAGCAGAGAACAAAAGGCGAAAACGAAATGGCGATTCAGTCCCGAAGTGCGGCGTTGAGGCAGGAAATCGAGAGCAGCCTCGCGTCGCGGATTCCCGCCGCCTTATCGCCCCAGGCCGTCCAAATAGCACGGCTTCTCCCGATTCGGAATGAAGCCGTAAATACCCTGTTGGGTGGCGGTTTGCCTATCGGTGGCATCTGCGAGTTTACCGGTCCCGCCTCAGCCGGACGAACATCGCTGGCTCTGTCAGTCCTAAGTGAAGCGACAGTCGATTCGGCCTGCGCCTACATCGACGTGAGCGACAGCCTCGACGCAAGAAGTGCCGCCGCCGCTGGAGTGCGACTCAAGAACCTTCTCTGGGTGCGTTTTTCCGAGATACAGGAGCAAGCTCCGCCCCCCACCCAACCCGGCCCGACCGGGAGAGTCGGCACGCCTAGCCCGAATGATGGTGTGGATAGATCAACGCAGCACCACGGCATTCGCCACCCACGCGCCGAAACGAAGGGTATCGACCGGGCGTTGGAGAAGATGCTTGTTCAGAAAGCCGAGACGCGGCTCAAGAAAATGGAAGGAACCCCAGGCTATCCCAACCAAAGACTTAGCCTCGCAGCCGCCCCAGCAGAGCAGGTCGCCTACGAGCATTTCAACGCCCGCCGTGCTGATGCGTCCGACCCGTTACGGCAAATCGACCGGAGAACTGCGGATGAGGCCCGCGAACGTGCCAAGTCGCCCGCAGCAGTACAAGGCGGGCTGAGGCGTGATGCAAAGCCGTGGAGCAAGTTGGACAAGGCTCTTCGTACAGCAGACCAGATTCTCCAAGCGGGAGGTTTCCGAGTCGTGGTACTTGACCTTGCCTCAGTCTCCCCGGAGCAAGCTCTTCGTATCCCGTCGGCAACCTGGTATCGGTTCAGCCGCGCCGCGCAGGAAGGCGACGCGATCCTGCTACTCCTGACTCAGGAACCATGCGCCAGATCGAGCGCGAAATGCGTACTCGACTGCTCACCGCACTTGGCTCCAAGCGAATCAATCCATGTCTTCGACAGGATGACCTACGCAACCGAAGTCGTCCGCCAGCGGGTGGCAAATCCTTACGGCAAGAAAGC from Edaphobacter paludis includes:
- a CDS encoding recombinase A, which codes for MAIQSRSAALRQEIESSLASRIPAALSPQAVQIARLLPIRNEAVNTLLGGGLPIGGICEFTGPASAGRTSLALSVLSEATVDSACAYIDVSDSLDARSAAAAGVRLKNLLWVRFSEIQEQAPPPTQPGPTGRVGTPSPNDGVDRSTQHHGIRHPRAETKGIDRALEKMLVQKAETRLKKMEGTPGYPNQRLSLAAAPAEQVAYEHFNARRADASDPLRQIDRRTADEARERAKSPAAVQGGLRRDAKPWSKLDKALRTADQILQAGGFRVVVLDLASVSPEQALRIPSATWYRFSRAAQEGDAILLLLTQEPCARSSAKCVLDCSPHLAPSESIHVFDRMTYATEVVRQRVANPYGKKAPGRAVEWNSTAPWMRAAGR
- a CDS encoding SOS response-associated peptidase — encoded protein: MCGRYVRRATKKAIADWFGVDPEHLPEFGPSFNIAPQTFQPVVRFSPESGEREIVLMRWGLVPFWARDARDGVKRINARAESIVTTASFREAIKKRRCLVPADAFYEWQKIGAKTKQAFAIGMLDGSQYGFAGLWESWKEENGTLLETFTIITTDPNEVMEPLHDRMPVIIEPKDYDRWLQPAEAEALPLDLLRPFPAERMRAWKANSRVGNVRNDEESLLVCDDAPTLWG